In Plodia interpunctella isolate USDA-ARS_2022_Savannah chromosome 9, ilPloInte3.2, whole genome shotgun sequence, a single genomic region encodes these proteins:
- the LOC128672264 gene encoding ER membrane protein complex subunit 2-like yields MSDSYDDMDISEIRNCLRVWRESNERKSEEVLTIWNRYQEKFSKMPVNEKYIALEQVFYAALDCHDYNEAGFILAIFMQDFGPSSVRVFRHRIALLEAEEDYDSALTHLDSMIKMDETNAALRKRRVAIFKAQGLIVEAVKELVDYLKKFMSDAEAWQQLCTLYQQLGEYSRAAFCAEELLLHQPHNHLVHQRLADLRYTMGGAENMELAKAYYCQSLKLNPNNMRSLLGLFLVTNNLLNHYKSSGNSSKRKEIWRLSQWVQSQVSRKQRDARADNSPALTNMMLALAITE; encoded by the exons ATGTCTGACAGTTACGATGATATGGATATAAGCG AAATTCGCAATTGTCTTCGAGTGTGGCGTGAATCCAATGAAAGAAAAAGTGAAGAGGTGTTAACCATTTGGAATAGATACCAAGAGAAGTTTAGTAAAATGCCTGTCAATGAAA AATACATAGCATTGGAGCAAGTATTTTATGCAGCTTTAGACTGTCATGATTATAATGAAGCAGGCTTTATTTTAGCTATATTTATGCAAGATTTTGGTCCTAGCAGTGTGAGAGTTTTCCGACATCGGATTGCATTATTGGAAGCTGAAGAAGA CTACGATTCAGCATTAACACATCTGGACAGCATGATAAAAATGGACGAGACCAATGCAGCACTGAGAAAAAGGCGTGTTGCCATTTTTAAAGCCCAAGGGCTAATTGTTGAGGCTGTCAAAGAATTGGTggattatttgaaaaa GTTCATGTCGGACGCGGAGGCGTGGCAGCAGCTGTGCACGCTGTACCAGCAGCTGGGGGAGTACTCGCGCGCGGCGTTCTGTGCCGAGGAGCTGCTGCTGCACCAGCCCCACAACCATCTGGTGCACCAGCGGCTGGCGGACCTCCGATACACCATG GGTGGTGCGGAAAATATGGAGTTAGCCAAAGCATACTACTGCCAATCACTCAAGCTCAACCCGAACAACATGAGATCCCTGTTGGGGCTGTTTTTg GTGACGAATAACCTCTTAAACCACTACAAATCGTCAGGGAACAGTTCGAAACGCAAAGAGATTTGGCGTCTCAGCCAATGGGTGCAGTCGCAGGTCTCCAGGAAGCAGAGGGACGCCCGGGCCGACAACTCCCCGGCCCTCACCAATATGATGTTGGCGTTAGCCATCACTGAGTGA
- the LOC128672272 gene encoding uncharacterized protein LOC128672272, translating into MDQQQCPVCTLFLHNGMTLESHLDTHPKDQVIKALCNFANKGSSYSSRTSTPIHSERSYRSRSRTPATEDRWNGSHRGSEHDRYWRRTPSRTPKSNSVLSTSRNGTPDLRIGDINFDNNPGTNATQFNGTPFVMKTDKVQQSYQNIPIPEFDQQYVYLQDQQEDREVKYSRSAEYSALNNTNVFSHNMPTVAAGVKLQTAVMPAVHNRGPDLVKLLPKSNNILVKANVGGVQYIAPSVKPMHVVVPNSRAFLHKNVQNNMIMSNSIPAGPMLDTKCVAGGIPSSQFTQMSTGAFTPGTTVVTQNSQIIYREMVHNLDGKPFISNVPTVLSENVTNVAQTSSMYQNLMVFDQFGNTSCMYTTPPHIIPKACNATVFTSSPNITTTQVDKCMSTQDANKTLIIEVAPIVSNASTNDSVTSTTLPQSEPSTPNSSQSVNESPSEKLDVKSDTFVTSKGLKILSNIKVEVPVQHHKNMLNTIMDLTGSNDPEYPERCATPEKILPDMDDDNVDNQSLDDTEPTTSADTSALSHTFSVIKNVGNPPTYKEPPTNKSVPVDSKIDTESSDSCPVPDLICNEKPSVSPCSELSEQGDNSTDRTSMSPKPHGSQTCSSSVSSTSKPIQPKTFRSNTLRLNNIYVKKHKKILKIKNAKPFPVNNELPVEIEPKAASSNKSPERYTMNKIHQPEKNENKEKASTLQTVSVEMVEKEDRNDDNEFDVDTEEQSMDIEPAAPSSLNSNFTTSIDVVQVKEEINTSNEGDSFSNEASGSSRQLTPLETLRPINVISYPHLPGDEFDEESNHRELLELEATSKTKQFVNMMNENYFGDNIYADYFTPDRVESFDSERGESSFTKDGQKDGIYMWGESSQKESEFVLPNFIHESYKIAESSAMDYSEIGREESGERDSKADVLSESRSSEAPLNIRADERMPSRGELSGQESNGDMESPWTGMYTEGTPAEPYDLIARESWVSDGSEVDADEKTDALDNELRFAKGRLSTCTQCGAKFPTPKDLRAHKSLAHALPTCSSTKTSYSRMVTARTIKKEEKIDDPLPSSTVLAALDSKKSIATTILQVYDVMNEAKPKIEALVKQETKRRRKDYVCPTCKEDQITDAAFHAHLKIHPLECLTCGKCFFRRANLALHMKTHLGIKNYKCTVCGKRFLTRQKLSEHHNAHTGRAPVKCTVCSDSFRRYSNMVQHRDRHHFQKKAKVRDYVCRCGAIFHSKAKLQWHAETHEERPKACLYCSDKFVHAASLTRHVRRSHNEYYLSARLRGKVDNVPCPVCKQVYLRTNLRAHLQTHSGKRPHLCIICNKAFTTKWNLKLHRWTHMSRSAKPFKCSLCKGAFIRQTEYISHMNAHKSVKPYTCNYCGCQFIRKYNCQRHVREHEMAKKYVCKVPECGKSFHRSYYLSEHMKVHSGARPFSCNICGKTSSNKSNHNKHVKIHHAREPVATEA; encoded by the exons ATGGATCAACAGCAGTGCCCAGTTTGCACGCTCTTCCTTCATAATGGGATGACCTTAGAGTCACATTTAGATACGCACCCTAAAGATCAAGTCATTAAAGCTTTATGTAATTTTGCTAACAAAGGGAGCAGTTATAGTAGTAGAACATCTACACCCATACACTCAGAGCGTTCATATAGAAGTCGGTCCCGGACTCCGGCTACAGAGGATAGATGGAATGGTTCTCATCGAGGTTCTGAGCATGATAGATATTGGAGAAGAACACCTAGTAGAACTCCAAAATCAAATTCAGTCCTAAGCACATCTAGGAATGGTACGCCAGACTTAAGAATTGGAGATATAAACTTTGATAACAATCCTGGAACAAATGCTACTCAGTTCAACGGAACACCTTTTGTTATGAAAACTGATAAGGTACAACAAAGCTATCAGAATATTCCAATACCTGAGTTTGACCaacaatatgtttatttacaagatCAGCAGGAAGATAGAGAAGTAAAATATTCCAGGAGTGCAGAGTACTCGGCTCTCAACAACACAAATGTTTTTTCTCACAATATGCCAACTGTGGCTGCTGGGGTCAAACTTCAGACTGCTGTGATGCCGGCTGTACACAACAGAGGGCCAGACTTGGTGAAACTACTGCCTAAATCAAATAACATACTTGTAAAAGCAAATGTGGGTGGAGTACAATATATAGCGCCTAGTGTGAAGCCAATGCATGTGGTAGTTCCCAACAGTAGAGCGTTCcttcataaaaatgttcagAACAACATGATTATGAGCAATAGCATCCCGGCTGGTCCAATGTTGGACACTAAATGTGTAGCGGGTGGGATTCCCAGTAGTCAGTTTACTCAAATGTCAACCGGGGCTTTTACGCCTGGCACCACTGTTGTTACACAAAattcacaaattatttatagagaaATGGTTCACAATCTTGATGGAAAACCTTTTATATCAAATGTACCCACTGTACTGAGTGAGAATGTTACTAATGTAGCACAAACTAGTTCCATGTACCAGAATTTGATGGTTTTTGACCAATTTGGAAATACCTCTTGTATGTATACAACACCTCCGCATATTATACCCAAGGCTTGCAATGCCACTGTTTTCACTAGTTCTCCTAACATAACTACTACTCAAGTTGACAAGTGTATGTCAACCCAAGATGCAAATAAAACTCTTATTATAGAAGTTGCTCCAATAGTGTCCAACGCAAGTACTAATGATAGTGTGACAAGCACAACATTACCTCAATCCGAACCCAGTACACCAAACTCTAGTCAGTCCGTCAATGAAAGCCCATCTGAAAAACTTGATGTTAAAAGTGACACATTTGTCACAAGTAAAGGTCTCAAAATCCTCAGTAACATTAAGGTTGAAGTGCCAGTGCAGCACCATAAGAATATGCTGAACACAATCATGGATCTGACTGGTTCCAATGACCCAGAGTACCCAGAAAGGTGTGCTACTCCTGAGAAAATATTGCCTGATATGGATGATGATAATGTGGACAATCAGTCATTAGACGATACAGAGCCTACCACAAGTGCAGACACTAGTGCACTTTCACACACATTTTCTGTGATAAAGAATGTTGGGAACCCACCCACATACAAAGAGCCACCCACAAACAAATCTGTGCCAGTTGACAGCAAGATTGACACGGAGTCCTCGGACAGTTGTCCAGTTCCAgatttaatatgtaatgagAAGCCTTCTGTGTCTCCTTGTAGTGAGCTGTCGGAACAAGGTGACAACTCCACTGATCGTACTTCAATGTCCCCCAAACCACACGGCAGCCAAACCTGTAGCTCCAGTGTATCTAGCACTAGTAAACCAATTCAACCCAAGACATTCAGAAGTAATACATTAAGACTGAACAACATTTATGTAAAGAAGcacaagaaaattttaaaaattaagaatgcTAAACCATTCCCTGTAAATAATGAACTGCCAGTTGAGATAGAGCCTAAAGCGGCTTCGTCTAATAAGTCGCCAGAACGTTatacaatgaataaaatacatcAGCCCGAAAAGAATGAAAATAAGGAGAAAGCAAGTACATTGCAGACTGTTTCTGTGGAGATGGTGGAGAAGGAGGATCGGAATGATGACAATGAATTTGATGTGGATACTGAGGAACAGTCTATGGACATAGAGCCAGCGGCGCCCTCTAGTTTGAATTCTAATTTTACGACCAGCATAGATGTGGTGCAAGTTAAAGAAGAGATCAACACAAGCAATGAGGGGGATAGTTTTAGCAATGAGGCCAGTGGGTCCAGCCGCCAGTTGACGCCGCTGGAGACGTTGCGGCCGATCAACGTAATCTCATATCCGCACCTCCCGGGAGATGAGTTTGACGAAGAGTCCAATCATAGGGAGCTTTTAGAACTCGAAGCGACATCTAAGACCAAACAGTTTGTGAACATGATGAACGAGAATTACTTCGGCGATAACATATATGCGGATTATTTCACCCCTGATCGGGTGGAGTCGTTCGATTCTGAGCGTGGCGAGTCTTCCTTCACTAAAGATGGACAGAAGGATGGGATTTACATGTGGGGTGAATCGTCTCAGAAGGAGAGTGAGTTCGTGTTGCCGAATTTCATTCACGAGAGTTATAAGATAGCGGAGAGCAGTGCGATGGATTACTCTGAGATTGGGAGAGAGGAGAGTGGGGAAAGGGATAGTAAGGCGGATGTGTTGAGCGAGAGTCGTAGCAGTGAAGCGCCTCTGAACATTCGTGCTGATGAGAGGATGCCGTCGCGGGGAGAACTTAGCGGCCAGGAGAGCAATGGGGACATGGAGTCGCCGTGGACTGGC ATGTATACAGAAGGGACGCCAGCGGAGCCCTACGACCTTATAGCGCGAGAGAGCTGGGTATCCGACGGTTCGGAAGTAGATGCTGACGAAAAGACTGACGCCCT TGATAATGAGCTTCGCTTCGCGAAGGGCCGACTCAGCACGTGTACACAATGCGGTGCCAAATTCCCAACACCCAAAGATCTCCGTGCGCACAAGTCCTTAGCCCACGCCCTTCCCACTTGCTCCTCGACTAAAACCTCTTACAGTCGGATGGTCACCGCTAGGACTATAAAGAAGGAAGAGAAGATAGACGATCCATTACCTAgca GCACGGTGCTGGCCGCACTAGACTCGAAAAAGTCGATAGCAACGACCATTCTCCAGGTGTACGATGTGATGAACGAGGCCAAACCCAAAATAGAGGCACTCGTCAAGCAGGAGACCAAGCGGAGGAGGAAGGACTACGTCTGTCCCACTTGCAAG gAGGACCAAATAACAGACGCCGCATTTCACGCCCACCTCAAGATCCACCCTCTGGAGTGCCTCACGTGCGGGAAGTGCTTCTTCAGGCGCGCCAACCTCGCGCTGCACATGAAGACCCATCTCGGGATCAAGAACTACAA ATGTACGGTGTGCGGCAAGCGGTTCCTGACGCGGCAGAAGCTGTCGGAGCACCACAACGCGCACACGGGACGCGCGCCCGTCAAGTGCACCGTCTGCAGCGACAGCTTCCGCAGATACTCCAACATGGTGCAGCACAG GGACCGTCACCACTTCCAAAAGAAGGCGAAGGTCCGCGACTACGTGTGCCGGTGCGGCGCCATCTTCCACTCCAAGGCCAAGCTGCAGTGGCACGCGGAGACGCACGAGGAGCGGCCGAAGGCGTGCCTGTACTGCAGCGACAAGTTCGTGCACGCGGCGTCGCTCACGCGCCACGTGCGTCGCTCGCACAACGAGTACTACTTGTCTGCCAGGCTGCGCGGGAAGGTCGACAACGTGCCCTGTCCGGTCTGCAAACAG GTGTACCTGCGCACCAACCTGCGCGCGCACCTGCAGACGCACAGCGGCAAGCGGCCGCACCTGTGCATCATCTGCAACAAGGCCTTCACCACCAAGTGGAACCTCAAGCTGCACCGCTGGACGCACATGAGCCGCTCGGCCAAGCCCTTCAAGTGTTCCCTCTGCAAGGGGGCCTTCATCAGGCAGACGGAGTACATCTCACACATGAACGCCCACAAATCTGTCAAGCCGTACACATGCAACTACTGCGGATGCCAGTTCATTAGGAAATACAATTGCCAGAGGCACGTCCGTGAACACGAAATGGCCAAGAAATACGTCTGCAAAGTCCCAGAGTGCGGTAAGTCTTTCCATAGAAGTTATTATTTGTCCGAACATATGAAGGTCCATAGTGGTGCGAGGCCGTTCTCTTGTAATATCTGTGGGAAGACGTCAAGCAATAAGTCTAATCATAATAAGCATGTGAAGATACACCATGCGAGAGAACCGGTGGCTACTGAGGCCTAA